The genome window GGCGACTAGCGCGCGGGGAGGCGACCGAGGAGGCCAAGCACCTGGCGCACGTAGTTTTGCGTTTCTGGATAGGGCGGGATGCCACGGAAGCGTTCGACGGCTGCCTCGCCGGCGTTGTACGCCGCCAGGGCCAGCGAAAGATCGAATCGTGCGAGCAGCGTCTTCAGATGCTTGGTGCCGGCCTCGATGTTCGCACCAGGATCGTACGGATTCTCCACGGCGTAGCGCTGCGCCGTATCCGGCATGAGTTGCATCAGGCCCATGGCCCCCTTCCGGGAACGCGCCCTGGGCTGATAGGCCGATTCCACCTGGATGACCGCCCGTACGAGTCTGGGATCAATCCCCTCGCGAGCGGCCGCTCTGTCGATGACCTCCGCGTAGGGTACTGGGAGCAACGCCTCCGTACCGAGCGCCGGCACCGTTGTCTCCGGCGCTGGATACGGCACTTCGTCGGGGGCAATCCGCTCAACCAGCGCGGACTCGCATGTGATCTCCCCGCCCGTCCTGAGCGTCAGCACGATCGACGGACCATCAAGGCGATGCGAGCGGACAGACAGCGTCCGGCCGCTCGAGAGGAAGACCAGTTCGGCCGCGCACACGCCTCCGGTCGCCTGCCACGCCAGCAGGACGACGCCCGCCGTCCAGAGTGCTCGCCGGAGGGTCTGTCCCATGTCCTCCCAGCTTACCGCATTCGCACGACTACTTGGGCTGGACGAATGCGTGATAGACGCACA of Vicinamibacterales bacterium contains these proteins:
- a CDS encoding lytic transglycosylase domain-containing protein, translating into MGQTLRRALWTAGVVLLAWQATGGVCAAELVFLSSGRTLSVRSHRLDGPSIVLTLRTGGEITCESALVERIAPDEVPYPAPETTVPALGTEALLPVPYAEVIDRAAAREGIDPRLVRAVIQVESAYQPRARSRKGAMGLMQLMPDTAQRYAVENPYDPGANIEAGTKHLKTLLARFDLSLALAAYNAGEAAVERFRGIPPYPETQNYVRQVLGLLGRLPAR